In the genome of Luteitalea pratensis, the window TCCCGCGTCGTCGCCGCCGTCGTGACCGATGGCCGCATGCGTGGCGTGCGCGTGCAGGACGCGATCGCGCAACGCGAGGTCGAGGTGTCCGGGCGCGTAGTCGTGAACGCGTCCGGCCCCTGGTTCGACCGCACCGCGGGTGTGCTGCAGCAGTCACCGCGGCCACGCGTCCGAACCACACGAGGCATCCACATCGCGTGCGACAACCCTCCAGCCAACGCGCTCGCGCTGCCCTCTGCGGTCGACGGCCGGCTGATGTTCGTGATTCCCTGGCTCGGGCACGCGTGGGTCGGCACCACCGACATCGACTACAACGATGATCCTGGCGACGTCGCGGCCACGCCCGCCGAGGTCGAGTACCTGCGACGATCGGTGGAGCCGTTGGTCGGCAGCCTCGGCGACGTGTTCTTCACCAATGCGGGCGTACGGGCGCTCGTCCGGCGCAATGGCGATGCTTCCGCCGTCACCCGTTCGCACCGGGTGATCGCCGAGCAGAACCCCGTCGGGCTGGTGTCGATCATCGGCGGCAAGCTGACTGGCTACCGGGCGATTGCGGAGGAAGCGACACAGCGCGTGTGCCGTCTGCTGGACGTGCCGGCGCGCTGCACGACCGCGACGACGTCGCTGCCCGGCGCCCGCCCTGAAGGCCGCCTGCCGGCCGAGCTCAACGAGTCGCAGCGAGCGCACCTCGCCACGCTGTATGGCAGTCGTCGCACGGAAGTGCTGCACCTGGTGGAGGAGCGGCCGGAACTCGCCCAATTGCTCATGGACGACGAGCCGGACGTCGCCGCACAGGTCGTGCACGCGGTCCGCCACGAGGCGTGTGAGCGTGTCGCCGACTTCGTGTTCCGGCGTTCGCAGCTCGCCTTCACCCCACACCGCGGTCGTCCGGCCCTGGCTCGCATCGCCGCCGTCATGCGCGAGGAACTGGGCTGGTCAGATCAGCGTGTTGCCGAAGAACTGACGCGTTGCCGCAGCCTCCTCCTCCGCACCGACGGCGACCACCCCGTGACCCTCGACTCGTTTGCCAACCTTGACTGATTCCGAGGTGCTCGCATGATACCCGTTCGCTTCACGCCGGAGACCTGCCGTACCGCCACCCGCACGCTGGCACGCCGCGACCTGGTGCTGGCGCGCTTGATCAAGGCGCACGGCCCGTGCACGCTCGGCACCCGGATACGACGCGACAGCTTCGCGGCCCTGGTGCGCGCCATCGTCTTCCAGCAACTCTCGACCGGCGCCGCCACCACCATCTACACGCGCGTCATGGCGACGATGAACGTGACCGCCTGCCCACCGCCGGCGACGTGGCTGTGCACGCCCGCGGAGAGCCTGCGCTCGGCCGGCCTCAGCACGCAGAAGACGCGGTACATCCTCGACTTGTGCCGGCACGTCACCGACGGCTCGCTCGACACGCGCCGGCTGCACAGGATGTCGGACGACGACGTCATCGCCACGCTCACGCAGGTGAAGGGCATCGGCCGCTGGACCGCCGAGATGTTCCTGATGTTCCACCTGCAACGACCCGACGTGCTGCCGCTTGGTGATCTCGGCGTCGTGACCGGGTTCGCGAAGGTCTATGGCAATGGCACGAAGTTCACGGCCGACGAGATGACGGCGCACGCCGAGGCATGGCGTCCGTACCGGAGCATCGGCTCGTGGTACATGTGGCGAGCGCTCGAGGCGAAGTAACGCCTAACGCCTGACGCCTGACGCCTAAAGACGCCTCGCTGGGACAGCGCGGTACTACCCTACTGTGACCGCTCGAGAATGAGGTAGCCGCGGGCTGTCCCAGCGGAATGCATCGACTCGCAAGGTTCCCCATTGATGACAGGACGATTCGCATCTGCCCTCGCCGTGCTGTTGACGCTCGGCATCGCGCTTTCCGCCCAGCAGCCACCCGCGCAGCCGCCGCCCGCGTCGCCGCCACCCGCGGTTCCTGCGGCTGACGCGAAGAAGGAACCGGCCTGGGACATCACCGCCCCGCTCGGACCGACACACGTCGTCGAGTTCGAGACCGACGAAGGCACCTGGATGAACGTGGACGTCAGCCCGGACGGGCAGACGATCGTATTCGACCTGCTGGGAGACCTCTACACGATGCCGATCGCAGGATCGGGATCGGGCCTGGCCACGCGCGTCACGAGCGGGCCGGCGTTCGACATGCAGCCGCGCTTCAGTCCCGATGGCAAGCGCATCGCGTTCAGCAGCGATCGCGACGGCCTGTGGAACATCTGGGTGATGAACGCCGATGGCAACAAGCCGTCGCTGGTCTCGAAGGAGAACCGCTGGTTCGTCAACAGCCCGACGTGGGCGCCAGATGGCCAATCGATCTACGCGCGAAAGCATTTCGTCAAGCAGCGCTCCCTCGGCGCGGGAGAGATCTGGCAGTTCCACGTGGCAGGCGGCGATGGCCTGCAGGTCACCGAGAAGAACGGGTGGCAGAAGGATGCCGGCGAGCCGGCGATCTCGCCCGACGGCCAGGTCCTCTACTACAGCAAGGACGTCACGCCCGGGGAGACCTTCGAATACAACAAGGACCCGTTCGGAACGATTTACGCGATCATGCGGCGCGACCTGAAGACCGGCAAGGAACGGTCGGTCACGGCACGGCCGGGCGGCTCGATCACGCCGCGCGTCTCCCCCGATGGCAAGTCGCTCGCATTCATCCGTCGTGTCGACCTCGGCAGCCGCCTGTTCGTGCGTGACCTCGCAACCGGCGTCGAGCGCAGCGTGTTCGACGGTCTCGACAAGGACCTGCAGGAAGCGTGGGCGGTGCACGGCGTGTATGCGCAGTACGCGTGGACGCCGGACGGCAAGGGCTTCGTCATCTGGGGCAGGGGCGGCCTGTGGCGCGTCGATCTCGCCTCGAAGACCGGCACCAGGATCCCGTTCCGCGCCGGGGTCGAGCAGACGGTCAACGACCCGCTGCGGTTCAGTCGCGAGGTGGCGCCAGAACGCGTCCCGGTGCGGATGCTGCGACATGTGAAGGTGGCGCCCGACGGCCGCAGCGTGGTGTACAGCGCTCTCGGGCACCTGTACGTACGCGGACTGCCCGATGGCGAGCCGCGTCGCCTCACGCAGGACCCGGCCCACGAGGCGTGGCCCACGTTCTCTCCCGACGGCCGCCAGATTGCGTACGTGACCTGGGATGACGAGGCGAGGGGCCGGCTGAAGGTGATTGGCACCGACGGGCAGGGCGGCCGTGACGTCATCGCCACACCGGGACAGTACGCGGCCCCCTCGTTCTCGCCAGATGGCGCGTCGATCGTGTACCGCGCCACGGGACCCGATACCGGCCGCGACATCAACTATGCCGCCGAGAGCGGCGTGTTCATCGTGCCTGCCGCGGGCGGTACATCGAAGAAGGTCTCCGATGGCGGCCAGGAGCCACTCTTCAACCGCGATGGGACGCGGATCTTCCTTCGCGAGCGTCGCGGAGATCAGGCCGTGCTCCGCAGCGTCACCCTCGAGGGCGGCGACGAGATCGTCCACGTCCAGTCCGAGAACGCGATCCAGATCGTGCCGTCGCCGGACAACAAGTGGGTGGCGTTCGAGGAGCGCTTCCGTACCTACGTGATGCCGTTGCCGGCCACAGGACGCCCGGCGACCATCGCGCCTGGCGGGTCCGCCTACCCGGTGGCGCAGGTGTCGCGCGACACCGGCTTCTCGCTGCATTGGTCGGCCGACAGCCAGCGCGTGCACTGGGCGCTCGGTCCCGAGCTGTACACGCGCGACCTGACGAAGACGTTCGCCTTCGTCGAAGGCGGTCAGGACGTCCCGTCGCCGCCGGAAACGGCCGGCGTCAACATCGGCTTCACGCAGGCGAGCGACGCGCCGGCGGGCGAGATCGCCCTGGTCGGCGCCCGCATCATCACCATGGCCGGCACCGGACGCGCCGAAGTGATCGACCACGGCGACATCGTCGTCCGCAGCAACCGCATCGTGGCAATCGGTCCGGCGGGTCGGGTCACCATTCCCTCGGGCGCGACGCGGATCGACGCGACCGGCAAGACGATCATGCCCGGCATCGTCGACGCCCACGCGCACCTGGGGGGACCAGGTGACGGGCTGATCCCGCAGGCCAACTGGCCGCTGATGGCCAACCTGGCGTTCGGCGTCACCACGTCGCACGATCCGTCCAACGACACCGAGACCGTGTTCACGATGTCCGAGATGGTGCGAACGGGCGCGCTGGTCGGGCCGCGGCTGTTCTCGACGGGCACCATACTCTACGGCGCGGAAACGCCGTTCAAGTCCGTGGTCAGCTCGATCGAGGATGCTCGCTCGCACATGCGTCGCATGAAGGCCGTTGGCGCCTTCTCGGTCAAGAGCTACAACCAGCAGCGCCGGGATGCACGGCAGATGATCATCAAGGCCGCACGCGAGCAGGAGATGCTCGTCGTGCCGGAGGGCGGCTCGCTGCTCTACTACAACGAGACCATGATGCTCGACGGCCATACCGGCATCGAGCACAACCTGCCGGTGCCGAACCTGTACAAGGACGTGACGACGCTCTTTGCAAAAAGCGGCCTCGGCTACACGCCGACGCTCATCGTCTCGTACGGATCGCAGAGCGGCGAGAACTACTGGTACCAGCATGACGACGTGTTCCGGAACGAGCGGCTGATGACGTTCGTGCCGCGCGACGTCGTGCTGCCGCGGGCGCGGCGCCGCGGCATGTCGTCGTCGGACGACTACGCGCACGTGCTCGTCTCGAAGGGCGCCAAGGCGGTGCTCGCGGCTGGAGGGAAGGTCCAGCTCGGCGCCCACGGACAGCTGCAGGGCCTCGGTGCGCACTGGGAACTCTGGATGCTGCAGCAGGGCGGCATGACCAACCTCGAGGCACTCCAGGCGGCGACCATCGCCGGCGCGCAGTATCTCGGCCTGGACAAGGACCTGGGCTCGCTCGAAACCGGCAAGCTCGCCGACCTCATCGTGCTCGACGGCAACCCGCTCGCCGACATCCGCCAGAGCCAGACGGTGCGGATGGTGATGGCCAACGGGCGGCTGTATGATGCGGCCACGTTGAACCAGCTGGCCCCCGTCGCCCAGCCGCGGAAGAAGCTGTATTGGGAGAGGTAGAGCACAGTCGGCCTTGGGCCGTCGGCCGTCGGCCTTCGGTCTTCAACATTAGGCATTAGGCATTAGGCATTACCTGAGCTCTCCACATGCCCGTCCAATCAGTCGCGAAGGTTCACCCCGTCATCGTCGTCGGCTCCGGTGCGTCGGGCGGCATGGCGGCGTGGAACCTGACCCGCCAGGGCGTGGACGTGCTGCTGCTGGACGCCGGCGAGAAGTTCGATCGGGCGAAGTTCTGGACGCACGTGACGCCGTGGGAAGACCGGGCGCGGCGGGCGCGCGGCGAGCGGCCGCCCGAGTTCTTCCTCGACACGAAGGAGCAGCCGTACCTCACGCCGGAGGGCAAGGACTTTCAGCTCAACCGCGCCTGGGGCATCGGCGGCAAGACCAACGTCTGGGGCCGCGTCAGCCTGCGCTACAGCGAGATGGACTTCCGTGCCGGCGAGCGCGATGGCTGGGACATCCCGTGGCCCATCCACTACAGCGACCTCGCGCCGTACTACGACAAGGTCGACCAACTGATTGGCGTGTGTGGCGGCGACGACGACTCGGAGGTGCTGCCGGGCAGCAAGTACTTCCTGCCGCCTCCGCAGATGCGGTGCGCCGAGGTCGCGATGTGGCGCGCGAGCGCGACGATCGGGATCCCGTTCGTCCGCGGCCGGCGCGCCAACATGACCAAGCCGGTGCGAGGCTTCCCGGCGTGCCACTACTGCGGCCAATGCGGGCGTGGCTGTGACACCGCCTCCTTCTTCTGTTCGGCCGACCACCTGCTGCCGGACGCGATGAAGACCGGCAAGCTCGAGATCCGGTCCAACGCCGTCGCCGCCCGCGTCCTCGTGGACGACAAGGGCCTCGCGAAGGGCATCCAGTACTTCGATCGAAAAACCGGCGCGGAGCAGCAGGTGCTCGGCAAGGTCGTCGTCATCGGTGCGAGTTGCGTGGACACCACGCGCATCCTGCTCAACTCGACGTCCTTGCATCATCCCAACGGCATCGGCAACGGCAGCGACGTCATCGGCCGCTTTCTCTGCGAGCAGATCCGCTTGAACGCCCGCGGCTTCATGCCGTCGCTGTACGGCAAGGCGGCGACCGACGACAAGGGCATCAGCGGCGAGCACGTGTACATGCCCCGCTTCAACCATCGTCCGGATCGCAAGCGCGACTACCTGCGCGGCTTCGGCATGCAATTCTGGAACACGGGCACCAACTCCGAGGGTGCCGGCCACTACGCGCGCGGGCTGCCTGGTTTTGGCAGCGGCTACAAGGACGAGGTCCGCAAGCGCTTCCCGGCTTATGTGGAACTCCACCCGTTCGGCGAGGTGCTGCCGTACGCCGACAACCGCATCACGGTGGACAAGGCGAAGACCGACAGGTACGGCGTGCCGCTGCTGCACATCGATTACTCGACGCGAGACAACGAGCGCAAGATGTTCGAGCACATGGCCGACACGCTCGAGGAGATCGCCCATGCATCGGGCATCGAGCTGTTCGATTACCGGCGCGGTGAAGCCGACCGCAACGGATCCGCGATTCACGAACACGGCACCTGCCGCATGGGCGACGATTCGAAGAAGTCGGCCCTGAACAAGTTCAACCAGATGCACGAGGTGAAGAACCTGTTCGTCGTGGACGGATCATCCTTCACGGCAGCGTCAGAGAAGAATCCGACGATCACGATCCTCTCGCTCGCCTGGCGCGCGACCGACTACCTCGCCGAGGAACTGAAGCGAGGCAACCTGTAGCGGCTTCGCTGCCGGCCTTCACCCTCGGCCTTGGGCCTTGGGCCGTCGGCGTTCATCGTTCAGCGTTCAGCGTTCGTCAGGTGACCATGATCCAATCGTCCGCGAAGGTCTACCCTGTCATCGTCATCGGTTCCGGCGCCTCCGGCGGCATGGCCGCGTGGAACCTCACCCGCCAGGGCGTCGACGTGCTGTTGCTCGATGCCGGCGAGAAGTTCGACCGGGCGAAATTCTGGACGCACGTGACGCCGTGGGATGCGCGGGTGCGCCGTGCGCGCGGCGAACAGCCGCCGCCGTTCGTGCTCGATCCGGAGGAACAGCCCTGGCTGACGCCAGCGGACCGTGATTTCGAGTTGATCCGCGTCTGGGGCCTCGGCGGCAAGACCAACATCTGGGGGCGCGTCAGCCTGCGCTACAGCGAGATGGACTTCCGTGCTGGCGAGCGCGACGGCTGGGACATCCCGTGGCCGATCCGCTACAGCGATGTCGCGCCGTACTACGACAAGGTCGATCAGCTGATCGGCGTGTGCGGCGGCGACGACGACTACGATTCGCTGCCGGGCAGCAAGCACTTCCTTCCACCGCCGGCGATGCGGTGCGCCGAGGTCGCGTTGTCTCGGGCCGGGCAGCGGCTGAAGATGCCGTTCGTCCGGATTCGTCGCGCCGTCAAGACGGTCGCGCACAATGGCTTTCCCGCCTGCCATCACTGTGGGCAATGCGGCCGCGGCTGTGACACGGCGTCGTTCTTCTGCTCGGCCGACCACCTGCTGCCGGATGCCCTGAAGACCGGCAAGCTCGAGATCCGCTCCAACGCCGTCGTCGCCCGCGTGCTCGTGGACGACAACGGCCTGGCGAAGGGCGTCCAGTACTTCGACCGAAAGACCGGCGTGGAGCGACAGGTGCTCGGCAAGGTCGTGGTGATGGGTGCGAGCTGCGTCGATACCACTCGCATCCTGCTGAACTCCACGTCTTCGCGGCATCCCAACGGCATCGGCAACGGCAGCGACGTCATCGGCCGCTACCTCTGCGAACAGGTGCGCTTCCATGCGCGCGGGTTCATGCCCGCCTTGTACGGGTCGGCGACCAGGGACGACCGCGGCATCGGCGGCGAGCATGCGTACATGCCGCGCTTCAACCACCGCGACGGCCACCGGCGCGACTACCTGCGCGGTTTCGGCATGCAGTTGTGGGCTACCGGCTGTCACGAGGACGGCGCCGGCCACTTCGCGGGACGCCTGCCAGGCTTCGGCACGGCGTTCAAGACTGATGTCCGCAAACACTACCCGGCCTGGGTGGAGATGCACCCCTACGGCGAGGTGCTGGGCTATCGCGACAACCGCATCACCGTCGACCCGACCAGGACCGATCGCTACGGAGTGCCGCTGCTGCACATCGACTACCGGATTCGCGAGAACGAGCGCGTGATGCTGCAGCACATGGGGGACACGGTCGAGGAACTCGCGAAGACTGCCGGAATCGAACTGGTCGACTACACGCGCGGCGCAACGGATCGGAACGGATCCGCCATCCACGAGCACGGCACGTGCCGCATGGGCGATGACCCGAAGAAGTCGGCACTGAACAAGTTCAACCAGATGCACGAGGTGAAGAACGTGTTCGTCGTGGATGGGTCGTCGTTCACCACCGCCTCGGAGAAGAACCCCACGATCACCATCCTGGCGATTGCCTGGCGAGCCACGGATTACCTGGCCGAGGAGATGAAGCGCGGCAACATGTAGCGGCTTCGCTGACGACCCGTCGTCCTTCGGCCCTCGGCCCTCGACATCAGGCATCTGGCAGGAGGCGTCAAGCGTCAAGCGTCAAGCCTCAAGCGTCAAGCGTTAGGCGCTAAGCGTTAGGCGTCAATGTCCGCCGCCGAGTTGGCGTCGCCACGGAGCCCGGTGTGGAATGGGGGTATGGCCCAGACCTTCCCTTCGCTGCGGTGCGCCGTGTTCGCCTTGGCGGTGCTGCTCGTCCTGACGACCCCGGTCCTTGCGCAGATGCCGAAAGCGCCGGCGCCCCAGGCAGCCCCTGTCGCGCCACCCGAGGCCGAACCACCGCCGGAGGAGATTGCGAACGACTCCCCGGCCGCCTCCGTCCGTGCCTTCCTCGAGGCGGCCAACCGCAGCCGCTGGGACGAGGCCGGCCGGTACCTGTCGCTCACCGCGGCCAACGCCTCCAGGCGACGGGAACTCGCCGAGCGGCTCAAGGGCGTCCTCGACAGCCGTCGGCTGATCGACGTCGACACCCTGTCCGGTGCGTCGGCGGGCAAGTTGGACGACGGTCTGCCGCCTCAGGTCGAGCAGGTTGCTGTGCTGGCGATCGACGGCGAGGACCAGCCACTGCGCTTGAGGCGCACCTCCGACAAGGTCGGCACGTACTGGGCGTTTTCGCCGATGACCGTCTCGCACATCGACGACTGGTACAGCGAGCTGCCCGACCGGTGGATTCGCAGCCTCCTGACTGGCGGTCGTACCAACTTTCTCCTGAGCGCCGGACCGCTCGGGCTGCTGTGGTGGCAATGGCTCGCACTGCCGATCCTGGCTGGCCTCTCCTGGGTCGCGGCGCGGTTGCTGCGGGGGGTGTCGGGGCCGCTGATCGGCATCATCACCGCACGCACGACCAATCCCTGGGTCGACCAACTCGCCGCCAGTCTCGGCCGGCCACTCACGCTGGCCTTCTCCTTGATGGTGTTCGGCCTCGGTTGCAGCGCCATGCAATTCAGCGCGTCCGCCCTCGGGTGGGTGGGCGCGCTGGTGCGGTCAGGCCTGGTGTTTGCCCTGTTCTGGGCGCTCTGGCGCACGATTGCCGTGTTCGCGGCGTTGACGCTCACCAGGCCGTGGGCACGGACCAATCCCGCCACGCTCAGCCTGTTGACCGTGGGTTCCAACATCCTCCGGGGGGCGGTCGTGGCGCTCGGCGTGCTGGCCATGGTCGCGGCCCTGGGCTATCCGGTCGGCACTGTGCTCGCTGGCCTCGGCATCGGAGGCCTGGCGCTGGCGTTCGGCGCGCAGAAGACCGTGGAGAACGTCTTCGGCTCCATGGCGCTCGCCGTCGACCAGCCGTTGCGGGTCGGGGACCTCGTCAAGGTCGAGGACTTCGTCGGCACCGTCGAGGACATCGGCCTGCGTTCGACGCGGTTCCGCACGCTCGACCGGACGGTGGTCAGCATTCCGAACGGCAAGCTGGCCGACCAGCGGCTCGAGTCGTTCCAGTTGCGTGACCGGATGCGGCTCGCGACGACGGTGGGACTGACGTACGCCACGACGCGGCAGCAGATGCAGGCCGTGCTCGCGGGCTTCGAGCGGGTCCTGCGGTCGCATCCCCGCATCTGGGCGGACACGGTGATCGTCAAGTTCGAGGCGTTCGGCTCGAGCTCGCTCGATATCGAAGTCATGGCCTGGTTCGAGGTGACGACTTGGACGGCGTTCGAGGAGTGCCGGCAGGACGTGCTGCTCGAGTTCATGCAGGTGGTCGAAGAAGCCGGCTCGAGCTTCGCCTTTCCGACACGGACCATCCATCTCGTACAAGATCAGCCGTCGCGGAGTCCAGTCGATCCGCGCCCGGCGTGACGGCAAGAGCCAAGCATCAAGTCATTCACGATTCTTGGGGTGCCGCGACCTTGTCGTGACCGCTATTCTGGGAGGATGCGCCGCCTCGATTCTCCTCAACGGCGTCAGCCACACACGCTACGTGCCGCGCTGATCCTGCTCGCCTCACTCGCCTTCGCACCCGCCATCGGTCGTGCGACCACGCAGCCTCCGCAGCACCCGACGTCCGATCAGGACACCCGGGAGGCAAGCGGCCACCTGATCGTCATCGTGAAGGACGGTCAGGGCGGACGCCTGCCGGGCGCGACCGTCGTGTTCTCGAGCCCCGGCGCCGACGCCGGCGGCGGTCCGCGCGTCCTGGTGACCGATGCGTCGGGTGAGGCGACGCTGGACGTGCCGCCCGGAGATTACCGGCTCGTGGTGGAACTCCCCGGGTTCGAACCGGCCACGGTCGAAGCGTCGGTGCGACCCTCGGAGACGGCCGAGGCCGTCGCGACCTTGTCGATCGGCGGATATGCCGAACAGGTGGCCGTGCGCGCCCAGCCTGAAACCTTCGTGCCGCCGACTGCCGATGGACAGGTCGAGACCTTGAGTCCGAAAGAGATCGAGCAATTGCCCGACGATCTCGATGAGCTCGCACTCGCGATCGAAGCCCTTGCTGGCGTCGGCGCGGAAATCCGCGTCAACGGATTCGAGGGTGGCGCGCTCCCGCCGAAGAACCAGATCCAGGTCGTGCGCATCCGGAAGGACCCGTTCAGCACCGACAGCATGGGCGCCGGGCAGGTGCGCGTCGAGATCATCACGCGTCCGGGCGGCTCCACGTGGACGCACGAGGTCTCGGCCGGACTCCGCGATCAGTCTCTGGACGCCCGGCCGCCCTTCTCGCAGGTCCACCCGGACGGACGCACGCGGCGGCTGAACTGGAGCTTCAGCGGCCCGATCGTCAGGCAGCGCTCGTCGATGTCGGGTCGTTTATCCGTGCGCGACGGCTACGATGCGCAGCCCATCATCGCCACGGGCGCCCCGACCGAGGTCCCGTCCCTGGCGAACACGGAGCACAGTCGCTTCGATGCCGAACTGCGCGTCGAGCACGCGATCAATGCCACCCAGACGCTGCGCGGCGAGTACCAACGCTGGGACTCGAGAGGCGACAACCTCGGCGTCGGTGAGTTCGAGCTGCCCGAGCGCGCGTTCAGCGACGACAGCATCGGCGATATCGCGCGGATCTCGGCCATCGGCACCATCGGCAGGCACTTGCTCAACGAGGTGCGGCTCGAGTACGTGGATATCCGCAACTCGGTGGACTCCGTGAGCAACGCCGTCGGCATCAACGTGCCCAATGCCTTCCGATCCGGCGGCGCCCAGCGGGCCGGTGGACGACGGGACCAGGAGATCGAGATCGCTCAGACCGTCGACCTGATCAGTCATCCGAAGCACAAGGTGCGATTCGGCTTCGAAACAGAGCTCGGGTGGACGCGCACCGACCGCATCGACAACTACGTCGGCGTGTTCACCTTCTCGAGCCTGGCTGACTACGAGGCGGGCACGCCGCAGCAGTTCTCGCGCCGCACCGGTAACCCGCTCGTGACGTACGACCGGCAGGAGTTCAGCTGGTTCGCCTACGACGAGGTCGAGATGCGCGAGGGCCTGCGCTTCGGCTTCGGCTTCCGGCACGACATCCAGTCGTTGCTCGACGATGCCAACAACATCGCGCCGCGGGCGAGCCTGTCCTGGACGCCGAAGGAGCGGCCGAAGACGACGGTGACGGCCGGCGTGGGTCTGTTCAACGAGTGGTACCAGCCGTGGGTGTACGAGCAGTCGCTGCAGCTCGATGGCACTCATCTGCGCGACGTCATCATCCGCGATCCCGGCTACCCCAATCCGCTGGACGGCCAGGGCGCGGAGGCCTTGCCGCCACCGAGCATCATCCGCGAGTCCGCCGCGGACCTCGACATGACGTACACGGCCCGCGCGTCGGTAGGCGTCGAGCATCGCTTCTCGCAACAGCTGCGCGTGCAGTTGAACGTCTATGGGCAGTCCGCGCAGGATCGGCTCCGGAGTCTCAACGCCAACGCGCCGGTCGCCGGCGTCTTTCCCGACCCCGAATTCGAGCGCATCACCGAGATCGAATCCACCGGTCGCGCGCGATCGGCGGGGTTCGACTCGAGCGTCCGGCTCGCGCGACAGGACGGCAAGGCGTCCGGCCTCGTGCGCTACCAGTACGCACAGGCGTGGAACGACTCCGACGGACCGACGACGCTGCCCGCAGACAGCCGGGACCTCGACGCGGAGTGGGGACCGGCGTCATGGGATGTGCGGCACCGCGTGTTCGGCTTCGTGCGCATGGAGTTGCCGATGGGACTGCGCGCCAACGCGTGGGGCGATCTCGCGTCGGGCGCGCCGTACACAGTACGTACGGGGCTCGACGACAACAGCGACACGGTCTTCACCGATCGGCCCGAGGGTCTCGGCCGCAACACCGAGCGCGGCACGTGGCAGCGCACGCTCAACCTGCGCCTCGGATGGCGCCCGGAGCTTCTCGATGGCGGGTCAGCCTCGGACGGTGCGACACCGGGTCCGAAGCCGAGTCCGCGCGGTGTCGAGTT includes:
- a CDS encoding glycerol-3-phosphate dehydrogenase/oxidase; this encodes MRASRAFAPALVARGLPDPPTIHMRAADLHRQSFDVLVVGGGIIGCGVARDAASRGLRVAIFEQDDFGSGTSAGSTRLIHGGLRYLEMLDLPLVRLDLRERETLLRIARHLVKPLRFLLPFYDASSFARLKMRAGMWLYDALSYDRTLDGHRMLSADAVRAAEPRLVRAGLQGAASYSDAQAAMPERLCIENIVDAADAGAAVCNYSRVVAAVVTDGRMRGVRVQDAIAQREVEVSGRVVVNASGPWFDRTAGVLQQSPRPRVRTTRGIHIACDNPPANALALPSAVDGRLMFVIPWLGHAWVGTTDIDYNDDPGDVAATPAEVEYLRRSVEPLVGSLGDVFFTNAGVRALVRRNGDASAVTRSHRVIAEQNPVGLVSIIGGKLTGYRAIAEEATQRVCRLLDVPARCTTATTSLPGARPEGRLPAELNESQRAHLATLYGSRRTEVLHLVEERPELAQLLMDDEPDVAAQVVHAVRHEACERVADFVFRRSQLAFTPHRGRPALARIAAVMREELGWSDQRVAEELTRCRSLLLRTDGDHPVTLDSFANLD
- a CDS encoding amidohydrolase family protein, translating into MTGRFASALAVLLTLGIALSAQQPPAQPPPASPPPAVPAADAKKEPAWDITAPLGPTHVVEFETDEGTWMNVDVSPDGQTIVFDLLGDLYTMPIAGSGSGLATRVTSGPAFDMQPRFSPDGKRIAFSSDRDGLWNIWVMNADGNKPSLVSKENRWFVNSPTWAPDGQSIYARKHFVKQRSLGAGEIWQFHVAGGDGLQVTEKNGWQKDAGEPAISPDGQVLYYSKDVTPGETFEYNKDPFGTIYAIMRRDLKTGKERSVTARPGGSITPRVSPDGKSLAFIRRVDLGSRLFVRDLATGVERSVFDGLDKDLQEAWAVHGVYAQYAWTPDGKGFVIWGRGGLWRVDLASKTGTRIPFRAGVEQTVNDPLRFSREVAPERVPVRMLRHVKVAPDGRSVVYSALGHLYVRGLPDGEPRRLTQDPAHEAWPTFSPDGRQIAYVTWDDEARGRLKVIGTDGQGGRDVIATPGQYAAPSFSPDGASIVYRATGPDTGRDINYAAESGVFIVPAAGGTSKKVSDGGQEPLFNRDGTRIFLRERRGDQAVLRSVTLEGGDEIVHVQSENAIQIVPSPDNKWVAFEERFRTYVMPLPATGRPATIAPGGSAYPVAQVSRDTGFSLHWSADSQRVHWALGPELYTRDLTKTFAFVEGGQDVPSPPETAGVNIGFTQASDAPAGEIALVGARIITMAGTGRAEVIDHGDIVVRSNRIVAIGPAGRVTIPSGATRIDATGKTIMPGIVDAHAHLGGPGDGLIPQANWPLMANLAFGVTTSHDPSNDTETVFTMSEMVRTGALVGPRLFSTGTILYGAETPFKSVVSSIEDARSHMRRMKAVGAFSVKSYNQQRRDARQMIIKAAREQEMLVVPEGGSLLYYNETMMLDGHTGIEHNLPVPNLYKDVTTLFAKSGLGYTPTLIVSYGSQSGENYWYQHDDVFRNERLMTFVPRDVVLPRARRRGMSSSDDYAHVLVSKGAKAVLAAGGKVQLGAHGQLQGLGAHWELWMLQQGGMTNLEALQAATIAGAQYLGLDKDLGSLETGKLADLIVLDGNPLADIRQSQTVRMVMANGRLYDAATLNQLAPVAQPRKKLYWER
- a CDS encoding DNA-3-methyladenine glycosylase family protein; the protein is MIPVRFTPETCRTATRTLARRDLVLARLIKAHGPCTLGTRIRRDSFAALVRAIVFQQLSTGAATTIYTRVMATMNVTACPPPATWLCTPAESLRSAGLSTQKTRYILDLCRHVTDGSLDTRRLHRMSDDDVIATLTQVKGIGRWTAEMFLMFHLQRPDVLPLGDLGVVTGFAKVYGNGTKFTADEMTAHAEAWRPYRSIGSWYMWRALEAK
- a CDS encoding GMC oxidoreductase; the protein is MPVQSVAKVHPVIVVGSGASGGMAAWNLTRQGVDVLLLDAGEKFDRAKFWTHVTPWEDRARRARGERPPEFFLDTKEQPYLTPEGKDFQLNRAWGIGGKTNVWGRVSLRYSEMDFRAGERDGWDIPWPIHYSDLAPYYDKVDQLIGVCGGDDDSEVLPGSKYFLPPPQMRCAEVAMWRASATIGIPFVRGRRANMTKPVRGFPACHYCGQCGRGCDTASFFCSADHLLPDAMKTGKLEIRSNAVAARVLVDDKGLAKGIQYFDRKTGAEQQVLGKVVVIGASCVDTTRILLNSTSLHHPNGIGNGSDVIGRFLCEQIRLNARGFMPSLYGKAATDDKGISGEHVYMPRFNHRPDRKRDYLRGFGMQFWNTGTNSEGAGHYARGLPGFGSGYKDEVRKRFPAYVELHPFGEVLPYADNRITVDKAKTDRYGVPLLHIDYSTRDNERKMFEHMADTLEEIAHASGIELFDYRRGEADRNGSAIHEHGTCRMGDDSKKSALNKFNQMHEVKNLFVVDGSSFTAASEKNPTITILSLAWRATDYLAEELKRGNL